From a region of the Penaeus vannamei isolate JL-2024 chromosome 32, ASM4276789v1, whole genome shotgun sequence genome:
- the LOC113808530 gene encoding cytochrome P450 2L1 yields the protein MIGEVLTWVGESLGFAGSCLLALVVLLIFVLPRGRPKNFPPGLPMLPLIGSMPFTRGPITRSFINSLRKKYGDLASFAILNARIVLVSNVKTIKEVFSQAKTAGRPELFIITVRNNLLTDGRHSALGILGSSGELWHEQRRFVLRHLRDLGFGKTSLEPLMILEVKELMDHIAKQKDSPIVMQRFFNRSIINVIWAMVMGKRYSYDDAKLATLLKTFIAPADINFLSPLHFIPGALTLAPYLPILKDDVKPFKNVTNFIRTELEEFQRDETAKKSDCLTSLYLREIEEHKDKPSFFHFDQLVSVIFEMFVAGSETTSSTLAMAVYLLAKHPEIQKRVHEELDRVVGRDQLPSFSQMDQLPYTLATIHEVQRTFKLVPFSLPHSVMEDITVNGYNIPKGTILIANMEDCLKDPALWKNSNEFDPRNFLDDEGKYKRNEAFMPFGSGKRQCVGEPLARLELFLFFACVMQRFHFYDVDAEPMTNNNPLFSATPKYTVKAKARF from the exons ATGATTGGCGAAGTCCTGACGTGGGTCGGGGAGAGCCTCGGGTTTGCGGGGTCGTGCCTGCTCGCCCTGGTCGtcctcctcatcttcgtcctGCCCAGGGGTCGTCCCAAAAACTTCCCACCAG GTTTACCGATGCTGCCGCTGATAGGATCTATGCCGTTCACAAGAGGGCCAATCACGCGGTCTTTCATTAACTCTTTGAGGAAGAAATATGGAGATCTGGCAAGTTTCGCCATTCTTAATGCAAG GATTGTGTTGGTCAGCAACGTGAAGACCATCAAGGAGGTGTTCTCGCAGGCGAAGACAGCAGGACGCCCCGAGCTGTTCATCATCACCGTCAGGAATAACTTGCTCACTGACGGTAGACACTCGGCCCTCG GGATTCTTGGCTCGTCAGGAGAGCTGTGGCACGAGCAGAGGCGCTTCGTCCTGCGCCATCTGAGGGACTTGGGCTTCGGCAAGACCAGCCTGGAGCCGCTCATGATCCTCGAGGTCAAGGAGCTGATGGACCACATCGCGAAGCAGAAGGATTCGCCGATTGTCATGCAG CGCTTCTTCAACCGGTCAATCATCAACGTGATCTGGGCGATGGTGATGGGCAAGAGGTACTCCTACGACGACGCCAAACTGGCCACCCTCCTGAAGACGTTCATCGCCCCGGCCGACAtcaacttcctctcccctctccacttcatcCCCGGAGCGCTGACGTTAGCTCCCTACTTACCGATCCTAAAGGACGACGTTAAGCCATTCAAGAACGTTACGAACTTTATCAGG ACCGAGCTGGAGGAATTCCAGCGTGACGAGACGGCGAAGAAAAGCGACTGCCTGACGTCCTTGTACCTTCGAGAGATCGAGGAGCACAAGGACAagccttccttcttccact TTGATCAACTAGTGTCCGTGATTTTCGAAATGTTTGTTGCCGGAAGCGAGACCACGTCCAGCACACTAGCCATGGCGGTGTACTTGCTCGCCAAACACCCGGAGATCCAAAAGCGCGTCCATGAGGAACTGGACAGGGTGGTGGGCCGAGACCAGCTGCCGTCCTTCTCTCAAATGGACCA ATTACCGTACACGCTGGCGACCATCCACGAGGTGCAAAGGACATTCAAGCTCGTCCCCTTCAGTCTCCCGCATTCAGTGATGGAGGATATCACGGTCAATGGTTACAACATCCCCAAAG GAACAATTCTCATCGCCAACATGGAGGACTGCCTGAAGGACCCAGCTTTGTGGAAGAACTCTAATGAGTTCGACCCAAGGAACTTCCTTGATGACGAGGGAAAATACAAACGAAATGAGGCCTTTATGCCTTTCGGATCGG GCAAGAGGCAGTGCGTGGGAGAGCCCTTGGCCCGCCTGgagctcttcctcttcttcgcctgtGTCATGCAGCGCTTCCACTTCTACGACGTGGATGCAGAGCCGATGACAAACAACAACCCACTCTTCAGCGCGACGCCAAAGTATACGGTTAAAGCAAAGGCTAGGTTCTAA
- the LOC113807253 gene encoding cytochrome P450 2L1-like encodes MLGEFLIWIGANLGPVGSCLLALVLLLLIFSSGGRPKNFPPGLPILPVLGSLPFTKGTVSKGLIRSLRKKYGDVASFSIFNHKVVLVSNLKTIKEVFSQHKTAGRPSLFVIEARNKMLTGGKHSSLGILGSSGELWHEQRRFVLRHLRDLGFGKTSLEPLMSIEVKELIDHIAKQEDTPIAMQRFFHRSILNVIWAMVMGKRYSYDDAKLATLLETFFSPGDINFLSPLHFIPGMLTLAPYMPRLKHQFGKFKNIANFVKKELEDFRNSEAAKTSDCLTALYLREIEEHKGESSFYHLDQLICVIFEMFVAGSETTSSTLTTAVCLLAKHPKVQKKLQEELDKVVGRDQQPSFSQMDQLPYTMATIHEVQRTLKLVPFSLPHVTMADVTVNGYTIPEGTILIGNMEDCLVDPALWRNPNEFDPRNFLDDEGKYKRNEAFMPFGSGKRQCVGEPLARLELFLFFACVMQRFHFYEVVEEPVTNYNPLFTPPPKYTVKAKARF; translated from the exons ATGTTGGGTGAATTCCTGATTTGGATCGGCGCGAATCTGGGGCCGGTGGGGTCGTGCCTGCTTGCCCtggtcctcctcctgctcatcttcTCTTCCGGTGGTCGCCCCAAAAACTTCCCGCCAG GCCTACCAATACTTCCTGTTCTGGGTTCCTTGCCGTTTACGAAAGGAACAGTCTCAAAGGGTTTGATTCGCTCCTTGAGGAAGAAGTACGGAGATGTAGCAAGTTTCAGCATCTTCAACCATAA GGTTGTTTTGGTCAGCAACTTGAAGACAATCAAGGAAGTCTTCTCACAGCATAAGACGGCAGGACGCCCGTCGTTGTTTGTCATTGAAGCCAGAAACAAAATGCTTACAGGGGGGAAGCACTCATCCCTTG GGATTCTTGGTTCGTCAGGAGAGTTGTGGCACGAGCAGAGGCGCTTCGTCCTGCGCCATCTGAGGGACTTGGGCTTCGGCAAGACCAGCCTGGAGCCGCTCATGAGCATCGAAGTCAAGGAGCTGATAGACCACATCGCGAAGCAGGAGGATACGCCGATTGCCATGCAG CGTTTCTTCCACCGATCCATCCTGAACGTGATCTGGGCGATGGTGATGGGCAAGAGGTACTCCTACGACGACGCCAAACTGGCCACCCTCCTGGAGACGTTCTTCTCCCCGGGGGACAtcaacttcctctcccctcttcacttcATCCCCGGAATGCTCACGTTGGCTCCCTACATGCCCCGTCTAAAGCATCAATTTGGGAAATTTAAGAACATTGCCAACTTCGTCAAG AAAGAGCTGGAGGACTTCAGAAACAGCGAAGCAGCAAAGACGAGCGATTGTCTGACGGCTCTGTATCTGCGAGAAATCGAGGAGCACAAGGGCGAGTCCTCCTTCTACCACT TGGATCAGCTAATATGTGTAATTTTCGAAATGTTTGTTGCCGGAAGTGAGACTACATCAAGCACACTGACCACGGCGGTGTGCTTGCTCGCCAAACACCCGAAGGTCCAGAAAAAACTCCAAGAGGAACTGGACAAGGTGGTGGGCAGAGACCAGCAGCCGTCCTTCTCCCAGATGGATCA GTTACCGTACACGATGGCAACCATACACGAGGTGCAACGGACATTAAAACTTGTACCATTCAGTCTCCCACACGTAACGATGGCAGATGTCACAGTCAATGGATATACGATTCCTGAAG GAACAATTCTTATTGGCAACATGGAAGACTGTTTGGTGGACCCCGCCCTGTGGAGAAACCCAAATGAATTCGACCCAAGAAACTTCCTGGACGATGAggggaaatacaaaagaaatgagGCTTTCATGCCTTTCGGGTCAG GCAAGAGGCAGTGCGTGGGAGAGCCCTTGGCCCGCCTGgagctcttcctcttcttcgcctgcGTCATGCAGCGCTTCCACTTCTACGAGGTGGTCGAGGAACCCGTCACCAATTACAACCCACTCTTCACGCCGCCACCAAAGTATACGGTGAAGGCAAAGGCCAGATTCTGA
- the LOC113808519 gene encoding cytochrome P450 2D26: MLGEVLAWIGATLGPVGSCLLGLVVLLLIFSPGGRPKNFPPGVPMVPVFGSLPFTKGTVSRPFLNSLRKKYGDLASFGIFNRKVVLVSNLKTIKEVFSQAKTAGRPELFLTTVRNNLLTDGRHTFLGILGSSGELWHEQRRFVLRHLRDLGFGKTSLEPLMILEIKELMDHIAKQKDSPIVMQRFFNRSIINVIWAMVMGKRYSYGDARLATLLKTFIAPGDINFLSPLHFIPGALKFAPYLPFLKKDVQPFIKVTNFIKHEVEEFQRDETAKKSDCLTALYLREIEEHKNESSFFHMDQMVSVIFEMFVGGSETTSSTLTTAVYMLAKHPEVQKRVHEELDRVVGRDQLPSFSQRDQLPYTQATIYEVQRTLRLVPFNLPHATVEDITVNGYMIPKGTILIANLQDCMMDPALWRNPNEFDPRNFLDAEGNFKRNEASMPFGSGKRQCVGEPLARLELFLFFACVMQRFHFYDVVEEPFSSSNPLFAAVPRYTVRATARY; the protein is encoded by the exons ATGTTGGGTGAAGTCCTGGCGTGGATCGGGGCGACTCTGGGGCCGGTGGGGTCGTGCCTGCTTGGCCTCGTCGTCCTCCTGCTCATCTTCTCTCCCGGTGGTCGCCCCAAAAACTTCCCGCCGG GTGTACCGATGGTGCCAGTGTTCGGATCCTTACCGTTTACGAAAGGAACAGTCTCGCGGCCCTTCTTGAACTCGCTGAGGAAGAAGTACGGAGACCTGGCAAGTTTCGGCATCTTCAATCGAAA GGTCGTTTTGGTCAGCAACTTGAAGACCATCAAGGAAGTGTTCTCTCAGGCGAAGACCGCAGGTCGGCCGGAGCTGTTTCTCACAACCGTTAGGAATAATTTGCTCACAGACGGCAGACACACATTTCTAG GGATTCTTGGTTCGTCAGGAGAGTTGTGGCACGAGCAGAGGCGCTTCGTCCTGCGCCATCTGAGGGACTTGGGCTTCGGCAAGACCAGCCTGGAGCCACTCATGATCCTCGAGATCAAGGAGCTGATGGACCACATCGCGAAGCAGAAGGATTCGCCGATTGTCATGCAG CGCTTCTTCAACCGGTCAATCATCAACGTGATCTGGGCGATGGTGATGGGCAAGAGGTACTCCTACGGTGACGCCCGACTGGCCACCCTCCTGAAGACGTTCATCGCCCCGGGTGACatcaatttcctctctcctctccacttcattCCCGGAGCGCTGAAATTCGCTCCTTACTTACCCTTCTTGAAGAAAGACGTCCAACCATTCATCAAGGTTACCAATTTCATCAAG CACGAAGTGGAGGAATTCCAGCGCGACGAGACAGCGAAGAAAAGCGACTGTCTGACGGCCTTGTATCTGCGAGAGATTGAGGAGCACAAGAACGAGTCTTCCTTCTTCCACa TGGATCAAATGGTATCCGTGATTTTTGAAATGTTCGTTGGAGGAAGCGAGACCACGTCGAGCACCCTGACCACGGCGGTATACATGCTCGCCAAACACCCGGAGGTCCAGAAACGAGTTCATGAGGAACTGGACAGGGTGGTGGGCCGAGACCAGCTGCCGTCCTTCTCCCAGAGGGATCA GTTACCATACACACAAGCCACTATATATGAAGTGCAAAGAACCCTGAGATTAGTACCGTTCAACCTACCTCATGCAACAGTGGAAGACATCACAGTTAATGGCTATATGATCCCCAAAG gAACAATTCTTATCGCCAACCTCCAGGACTGCATGATGGATCCCGCCTTGTGGAGGAATCCAAATGAGTTCGATCCAAGGAACTTCCTTGATGCTGAGGGGAATTTCAAACGAAATGAGGCTTCCATGCCCTTTGGGTCAG GCAAGAGGCAGTGCGTGGGAGAGCCCTTGGCCCGCCTGgagctcttcctcttcttcgcctgtGTGATGCAGCGCTTCCACTTCTACGACGTGGTCGAGGAACCCTTCAGCAGCTCCAACCCCCTCTTCGCCGCCGTGCCAAGATATACAGTGAGGGCCACAGCAAGATACTGA